The Martelella sp. AD-3 genome includes a region encoding these proteins:
- a CDS encoding error-prone DNA polymerase has protein sequence MDYAELCVTTNFTFLTGASHPEEMVIRAAELDLAAIAITDRNSLAGVVRAFRALKEIRRKIEKQAEEQSIRLSTHIDPSSRQPAGEAKSIALPPIRRLPRLIVGCRLVLADSPVDFVALPKDKPAYQKLVRLLSLGKRRAQKGECLLYLRDMLEWADGSILIALPQGLENRAEAADHITHAHRRFPGHVFTGAAPRYDGSDAAWFKTLTALSHKTGAPMVAVGDVLMHHASRRQLADVLTCMRHHITIDAIGHLALPNAERRLKPAQEMADIFRDHPAAIRRTLEITARLTFELTELSYNYPAEVAHGEAPQARLARLTWEGLRRRNPEGIPARNRELAEKELALVGELGYAAYFLTVHDIIAFARSKGILCQGRGSAANSILCYALGITDVRPDMIGMVFERFVSRHRGEPPDIDVDFEHERREEVIQHIYETYGRDHAGLCATVIHFRSRAAIREVGKVMGLSNDVTAALSGQIWGISSKGAEPERLKEVGLDLTDRRLTQTVRLIGEIIGFPRHLSQHVGGFVITEDRLDELCPIENAAMEDRTVIEWDKDDIDALNILKVDVLSLGMLTCLKKCFDLTARHYNRPLTIAAVPQEDEATYDMLQKADAIGVFQVESRAQMNFLPRMKPATFYDLVIEVAIVRPGPIQGGMVQPYIRRRLGHEKVTYPKEELRGVLEKTKGVPLFQEQAMLIAVVAAGFSPEDADRLRRSLASFRQMGTIGEFEEQFINGMLKNDYELDFAQRCFAQIKGFADYGFPESHAAAFAMLTYVSAWLKCHYPAAFACALLNSQPMGFYAPAQIVRDAREHQVEVRPISVNHSAWDCTLERRADGAYALRLGFRQIKGLKKEDAEWLENARGNGYQTPEDVWLRAGLMPAVLERLAEADAFADAGLSRRDALWRVKAIRAPKPLPLFNDPIDGEHINEPDVILPTMNLGEQVVEDYVATRMSLRAHPMELLRPKMPGLTLHSALATTPLRRVNVAGLVITRQRPGTASGVIFLTLEDETGVSNIVVWKKVYERFRRTVMGGRLLKVTGKLQREGVVVHVIAETIEDCSWRLSELGHPMDDAIGITDPKADDTPRRPKLQPRAHHPREQAKRLFPSRDFH, from the coding sequence ATGGATTATGCCGAGTTATGCGTCACCACCAATTTCACCTTTCTCACCGGCGCCTCGCATCCGGAGGAGATGGTGATCCGCGCCGCCGAACTGGACCTTGCCGCGATCGCCATCACCGACCGCAATTCGCTTGCCGGCGTGGTCCGCGCCTTCCGGGCGCTGAAGGAGATCAGGCGCAAGATCGAGAAGCAGGCCGAGGAGCAGTCGATCCGGCTTTCGACCCATATCGATCCCTCGTCGCGCCAGCCGGCCGGCGAGGCCAAGTCCATTGCCCTGCCGCCGATCCGCCGCCTGCCGCGCCTGATCGTCGGTTGCCGGCTGGTGCTTGCCGACAGCCCGGTCGATTTCGTGGCGTTGCCGAAGGACAAGCCGGCCTACCAGAAGCTGGTGCGGCTCCTGAGCCTCGGCAAGCGCCGCGCGCAAAAGGGCGAATGCCTGCTTTACCTGCGCGACATGCTGGAATGGGCCGATGGCTCCATCCTCATCGCGCTGCCGCAGGGACTGGAGAACAGGGCGGAGGCGGCAGACCATATCACCCATGCGCACCGCCGCTTTCCCGGCCACGTGTTCACCGGAGCGGCCCCCCGCTATGACGGCTCCGACGCCGCCTGGTTCAAAACCCTCACCGCCCTTTCGCACAAGACCGGCGCGCCGATGGTCGCCGTCGGCGACGTGCTGATGCATCACGCCAGCCGCCGCCAGCTTGCCGATGTGCTGACCTGCATGCGCCATCACATCACCATCGATGCGATCGGCCACCTCGCGCTGCCGAATGCCGAGCGGCGGCTGAAGCCGGCGCAGGAAATGGCGGATATCTTCCGCGATCATCCCGCCGCCATCCGCCGCACGCTGGAGATCACCGCGCGCCTCACCTTCGAGCTGACCGAGCTTTCCTACAACTATCCGGCCGAGGTCGCCCATGGCGAGGCGCCGCAGGCCCGCCTTGCCCGCCTCACCTGGGAGGGGTTGAGGCGGCGCAATCCCGAAGGCATTCCGGCACGCAACCGGGAGCTTGCGGAAAAGGAGCTGGCGCTGGTCGGCGAGCTCGGCTACGCCGCCTATTTCCTCACCGTCCACGACATCATCGCCTTTGCGCGCAGCAAGGGCATTCTCTGTCAGGGCCGCGGCTCGGCAGCCAATTCCATCCTCTGCTATGCGCTCGGCATCACCGATGTCCGGCCCGACATGATCGGCATGGTGTTCGAGCGCTTCGTCTCCCGCCATCGCGGCGAGCCGCCGGATATCGATGTCGATTTCGAGCATGAGCGGCGCGAGGAGGTGATCCAGCACATCTACGAGACATATGGCCGCGACCATGCCGGGCTCTGCGCCACCGTTATCCATTTCCGCTCGCGCGCGGCGATCCGCGAGGTCGGCAAGGTGATGGGCCTGTCGAACGATGTCACCGCCGCGCTTTCCGGCCAGATCTGGGGCATTTCCAGCAAGGGCGCCGAACCCGAACGACTGAAGGAGGTCGGTCTTGATCTTACCGACCGCAGGCTGACCCAGACCGTGCGCCTGATTGGCGAGATCATCGGCTTTCCCCGGCACCTGTCGCAGCATGTCGGCGGCTTCGTCATCACCGAGGATCGGCTGGACGAGCTCTGTCCGATCGAAAACGCGGCGATGGAAGACCGCACCGTGATCGAATGGGACAAGGACGATATCGACGCGCTCAACATCCTCAAGGTCGATGTGTTGAGCCTCGGCATGCTGACCTGCCTGAAGAAATGCTTCGATCTCACCGCGCGCCATTACAACCGCCCGCTCACCATCGCCGCCGTGCCGCAGGAGGATGAAGCGACCTATGACATGCTGCAGAAGGCCGATGCCATCGGCGTCTTCCAGGTGGAAAGCCGGGCGCAGATGAACTTTCTGCCCCGCATGAAGCCGGCAACCTTCTACGACCTCGTCATCGAAGTGGCGATCGTGCGACCGGGCCCGATCCAGGGCGGCATGGTGCAGCCCTATATCCGGCGGCGGCTGGGGCACGAAAAGGTCACCTATCCGAAGGAGGAACTGCGCGGGGTGCTTGAAAAGACCAAGGGCGTGCCGCTGTTCCAGGAACAGGCGATGCTGATCGCCGTGGTCGCCGCCGGCTTTTCGCCGGAGGATGCCGACCGGCTGCGCCGCTCGCTCGCAAGCTTTCGCCAGATGGGCACGATCGGTGAATTCGAGGAACAATTCATCAACGGCATGCTCAAAAATGACTACGAGCTTGATTTCGCCCAGCGCTGCTTCGCCCAGATCAAGGGCTTTGCCGATTACGGCTTTCCCGAAAGCCATGCAGCAGCCTTTGCCATGCTCACCTATGTCTCTGCCTGGCTGAAATGCCATTATCCGGCGGCCTTCGCCTGCGCGCTGCTGAATTCGCAGCCCATGGGCTTTTACGCGCCGGCCCAGATCGTCCGCGATGCCCGCGAGCATCAGGTGGAAGTCCGCCCCATCTCGGTCAATCACAGCGCCTGGGACTGCACGCTGGAGCGCCGCGCCGATGGCGCCTATGCGCTGCGCCTCGGCTTCCGCCAGATCAAGGGGCTGAAGAAGGAGGATGCCGAATGGCTGGAGAACGCGCGCGGCAATGGCTACCAGACGCCGGAAGACGTGTGGCTGCGCGCAGGCCTGATGCCGGCGGTGCTGGAGCGCCTTGCCGAGGCCGACGCCTTTGCGGATGCCGGCCTGTCGCGCCGCGATGCGCTGTGGCGCGTCAAGGCAATCCGCGCGCCAAAACCGCTGCCGCTCTTCAATGATCCCATCGATGGCGAGCACATCAACGAACCGGATGTCATCCTGCCGACGATGAATCTCGGCGAACAGGTGGTGGAGGATTATGTCGCGACCCGCATGAGCCTGCGCGCCCACCCGATGGAACTCTTGCGCCCGAAAATGCCCGGCCTGACGCTGCATTCGGCGCTGGCGACAACGCCGCTGCGGCGCGTCAACGTCGCAGGCCTGGTCATCACCCGCCAGCGCCCCGGCACGGCGTCCGGCGTCATTTTCCTCACGCTGGAAGACGAAACCGGCGTCTCCAACATCGTCGTGTGGAAAAAGGTCTATGAACGCTTCCGCCGCACGGTGATGGGCGGGCGTCTTTTGAAAGTCACAGGCAAATTACAGCGCGAGGGCGTGGTCGTCCACGTGATCGCCGAAACCATCGAGGACTGCTCCTGGCGCCTCTCCGAACTCGGCCACCCGATGGACGACGCCATCGGCATCACCGATCCAAAGGCCGACGACACGCCGCGCCGCCCGAAACTCCAGCCCCGCGCCCACCACCCGCGGGAGCAGGCGAAACGGTTGTTCCCGAGCCGGGATTTTCATTGA
- a CDS encoding methylated-DNA--[protein]-cysteine S-methyltransferase, which yields MSGLFYTYIDSPVGALLVAGDGNRLHFISFPTGHKAFGPRSDWRRDDAPFAEARRQLDAYFAGELKQFDLAYHLSGSGFQNRVWEYLATIPYGETTTYGTIAGALGDANASRAVGTANGNNPLPILLPCHRVIGANGALTGFGGGLPTKKFLLRLENAWEEPPQADLFAG from the coding sequence ATGAGCGGGTTGTTCTATACCTATATCGACAGCCCGGTGGGCGCGCTGCTGGTGGCGGGCGATGGCAACCGGCTGCACTTCATCTCGTTTCCGACCGGTCACAAGGCCTTCGGGCCGCGATCCGACTGGCGGCGCGATGATGCGCCGTTTGCCGAGGCGCGGCGTCAGCTCGATGCCTATTTCGCCGGCGAGCTGAAACAGTTCGATCTCGCCTATCATCTTTCGGGAAGCGGGTTTCAGAACCGCGTCTGGGAATATCTGGCGACGATCCCTTATGGCGAGACCACGACCTACGGCACGATCGCCGGAGCGCTCGGCGATGCCAATGCGAGCCGGGCGGTGGGCACCGCCAATGGCAACAATCCGCTGCCGATCCTGCTGCCCTGCCACCGCGTGATCGGCGCCAATGGCGCGCTGACCGGCTTTGGCGGCGGCCTGCCGACCAAGAAATTTCTGCTCAGACTTGAAAATGCCTGGGAGGAGCCGCCGCAGGCGGATCTGTTTGCAGGTTGA
- a CDS encoding DNA polymerase Y family protein, translated as MKRRVVSIWFQRLPSERVLRARPVDGPFAVTLSEGNHDRLYDLNREAEGQGLERGMGLADARAYVPDLVTRPADIDADRRFLTMLARWATRYTPHAGLDGEDGLVLDITGASHLFGGEAAMLEDMKERLAHARLSVTIGIADTRGAAWALSHFAPGIAPEGKTSAALGPLSVSALRIDDKTATALKRLGLNTIADMTALPRATLARRFDMALIERLEQALGTRGEAVSPLSEPPHYGVRMSFPEPIGLVDDVMAALSRLLETLCLRLKSREAGARAIMLSVERVDQTRQNVTLRLARPMRDAPRILRLFERPVGEIDAGFGIERIRLEARGVENLPAEQIGEGGLIEGEALDDLVTRLGARIGLDNIVRFQPVASHIPERGFTENPAAYGRVDAEWRMDHPRPLRMFAPEPVTSDAARRPPSRFSWRRMRFETAASSGPERIAPEWWRPDEAWRSGLRDYWRVETRQGLRLWMFHTPQAPGWFVHGLFA; from the coding sequence ATGAAACGGCGCGTCGTATCCATATGGTTTCAGAGACTGCCGAGCGAGCGGGTTCTCAGGGCCCGCCCGGTTGATGGCCCGTTCGCCGTCACGCTGAGCGAGGGCAATCACGACCGGCTTTACGACCTCAACCGGGAGGCCGAGGGCCAGGGGCTGGAGCGCGGCATGGGGCTGGCCGATGCCCGCGCCTATGTGCCGGACCTCGTCACCCGCCCCGCCGATATCGATGCCGACCGGCGCTTTCTCACCATGCTCGCCCGCTGGGCGACGCGCTACACGCCCCATGCCGGGCTCGACGGCGAGGACGGGCTGGTGCTCGACATCACCGGCGCATCCCACCTTTTCGGCGGCGAGGCGGCGATGCTGGAGGACATGAAGGAGCGGCTTGCCCACGCCCGGCTTTCCGTGACGATCGGCATCGCCGATACCCGCGGCGCGGCCTGGGCGCTTTCTCACTTTGCCCCCGGCATTGCGCCGGAAGGCAAGACCTCCGCAGCACTCGGCCCACTTTCGGTTTCGGCGCTGCGCATCGATGACAAGACCGCAACCGCCCTGAAACGCCTCGGCCTCAACACCATTGCCGACATGACGGCCCTGCCGCGCGCCACGCTCGCCCGCCGCTTCGACATGGCGCTGATCGAGCGCCTCGAACAGGCGCTCGGGACACGCGGCGAGGCCGTCTCGCCGCTTTCCGAGCCGCCGCATTATGGCGTGCGGATGAGTTTTCCCGAACCGATCGGCCTTGTGGATGACGTGATGGCCGCCCTCTCCCGCCTGCTGGAAACGCTCTGCCTGCGGCTGAAGAGCCGGGAAGCCGGCGCGCGGGCCATCATGCTTTCGGTAGAGCGCGTCGACCAGACCCGACAGAATGTCACCCTCCGCCTCGCCCGCCCGATGCGCGATGCGCCCCGCATTCTCCGGCTGTTCGAACGTCCGGTCGGCGAGATCGACGCCGGCTTCGGCATCGAGCGGATCCGGCTGGAGGCGCGCGGCGTGGAAAACCTGCCCGCCGAGCAGATCGGCGAAGGCGGGCTCATAGAGGGCGAGGCGCTGGACGATCTCGTCACAAGGCTCGGCGCGCGCATCGGCCTTGATAACATCGTCCGCTTCCAGCCGGTCGCCAGCCATATTCCGGAGCGCGGCTTCACCGAGAACCCCGCCGCCTATGGCAGGGTGGATGCCGAATGGCGCATGGACCACCCCCGCCCGCTGCGCATGTTCGCGCCCGAACCGGTGACGAGCGACGCCGCCCGCCGCCCGCCGTCCCGCTTTTCCTGGCGGCGCATGCGGTTTGAGACGGCGGCAAGCAGCGGACCGGAGCGGATCGCCCCGGAATGGTGGCGGCCGGACGAGGCCTGGCGTTCCGGGCTTCGCGATTACTGGCGGGTGGAAACCCGTCAGGGGCTGAGGCTGTGGATGTTCCACACCCCGCAGGCCCCCGGCTGGTTCGTCCATGGCCTCTTCGCCTGA
- a CDS encoding AraC family transcriptional regulator, with amino-acid sequence MLVLPVPMVTALVLGFMVLRMLAGERRPLAIAVFLSACALQGLVVALVQYYGVAFLQPVQPVTASVVPVCAWLSFRSSFIEPIRPGRDFIHLAAPAFTLFSVLFAPVTVDAIIPMVFLAYGARILLALKAGGDALPLARLEAGRQPQWLWAGIAASLVLSAVSDTLIATVILAGTPALKPMIVSIFTSMALLAAGLLSLSPNAFGEGGHKETPRAEPPEATEADTEIMARLDALLASETLYLDPALTLSRLARRLRIPAKTLSAAVNRTTGDNVSRYINRYRILHACDRLKAGDTATAAMLASGFNTKSNFNREFARVTGKSPTAWLKEKA; translated from the coding sequence ATGCTCGTTCTACCGGTTCCGATGGTCACCGCACTGGTGCTGGGCTTTATGGTCTTGCGTATGCTTGCGGGCGAAAGGCGGCCGCTCGCGATCGCCGTTTTTCTTTCGGCATGCGCGCTTCAGGGGCTCGTCGTCGCGCTGGTGCAATATTACGGCGTAGCCTTTCTTCAGCCGGTACAGCCGGTGACAGCCAGCGTCGTGCCCGTCTGCGCCTGGCTCTCATTCCGTTCCTCCTTCATCGAACCGATCCGTCCGGGGCGTGATTTCATCCATCTGGCCGCCCCCGCCTTCACCCTGTTTAGCGTGCTGTTCGCGCCGGTAACGGTGGATGCGATCATTCCGATGGTGTTTCTTGCCTATGGCGCACGGATCCTGCTGGCGCTTAAGGCAGGCGGAGACGCCCTGCCGCTTGCACGGCTGGAAGCCGGTCGCCAGCCGCAATGGCTGTGGGCGGGGATTGCCGCAAGTCTCGTGCTCTCGGCCGTCAGCGACACACTGATCGCCACTGTCATTCTTGCCGGTACGCCAGCGCTCAAGCCAATGATCGTCAGCATCTTCACCTCGATGGCACTTTTGGCTGCGGGCCTTCTCAGCCTTTCGCCGAATGCCTTCGGAGAAGGCGGTCACAAGGAAACGCCGCGTGCCGAACCGCCCGAAGCCACAGAGGCGGATACGGAAATCATGGCACGTCTGGATGCGCTGCTCGCTTCAGAGACACTTTATCTCGACCCGGCGCTAACGCTCTCGCGGCTTGCGCGCCGGCTCAGAATACCCGCCAAGACCCTTTCGGCCGCAGTCAATCGCACCACCGGCGACAATGTCTCACGCTACATCAATCGCTATCGCATCCTGCATGCATGCGACCGCCTGAAGGCCGGCGACACCGCGACAGCGGCCATGCTCGCAAGCGGCTTCAACACCAAATCGAATTTCAATCGCGAATTTGCCCGTGTCACCGGGAAAAGCCCCACAGCGTGGCTGAAGGAAAAAGCCTAG
- a CDS encoding ImuA family protein, which produces MQDAFSTIFPLQRGRVHDASGPGAPFFAAALSGVTGGTVLWIKPAWFAEEINPVAFSAFFDPRDIILARTADQTETLAAAEEGLRSGAVGLVVMEVDKPVELTPGRRLQLAAESGRSIGLSLHPEGAGNQAATTRWLCRPLFSASDSTLQSWSIIKNKTGTNSSWTVRWDETARRIHMVSETAERAGSQGPPG; this is translated from the coding sequence ATGCAGGATGCGTTTTCGACCATATTTCCGCTCCAGCGCGGCCGGGTGCATGATGCCTCCGGCCCCGGCGCGCCTTTCTTTGCCGCAGCGCTTTCCGGCGTCACCGGCGGCACGGTGCTGTGGATCAAGCCGGCATGGTTTGCCGAGGAGATCAATCCGGTGGCGTTTTCGGCGTTTTTCGACCCGCGCGATATCATCCTGGCGCGCACCGCAGACCAGACGGAGACGCTCGCCGCGGCGGAAGAGGGTCTGCGTTCCGGCGCCGTCGGCCTCGTCGTCATGGAGGTGGACAAGCCGGTCGAGCTCACCCCGGGACGCCGGCTGCAGCTTGCCGCCGAAAGCGGCCGCAGCATCGGGCTTTCGCTGCATCCCGAAGGCGCCGGCAATCAGGCGGCGACCACGCGCTGGCTCTGCAGGCCGCTGTTTTCCGCTTCCGACTCGACTCTGCAAAGCTGGTCGATTATAAAGAACAAAACAGGAACAAATAGCAGCTGGACAGTGCGGTGGGATGAAACGGCGCGTCGTATCCATATGGTTTCAGAGACTGCCGAGCGAGCGGGTTCTCAGGGCCCGCCCGGTTGA
- a CDS encoding bifunctional transcriptional activator/DNA repair enzyme AdaA, with amino-acid sequence MLDFDTCEAARQARDPAYDGRFFTAVRTTMIYCRPVCPVKQPLAKNVSYYPTAAACERAGYRPCLRCRPESAPFSPAWNGTRTTVERALKLIAEGALDAGTVEQLAARLGVGARHLSRLFAVHVGASPLQTAQTLRIGRAKRLLDETSLPVADVAARAGFGSVRRFNAAFSRLYGRPPSAIRRPAR; translated from the coding sequence ATGTTGGATTTCGATACATGCGAAGCGGCGCGGCAGGCGCGTGACCCGGCGTATGACGGCAGGTTCTTTACCGCTGTTCGCACGACGATGATCTATTGCCGTCCGGTCTGCCCGGTAAAACAGCCTTTGGCGAAGAATGTCAGCTATTACCCGACGGCGGCCGCCTGCGAGCGGGCCGGATACCGGCCGTGCCTGCGCTGCCGTCCGGAAAGCGCGCCGTTCTCGCCGGCCTGGAACGGCACGCGCACAACCGTCGAGCGGGCGTTGAAGCTGATTGCCGAGGGCGCGCTGGACGCTGGCACGGTGGAGCAACTTGCCGCACGCCTCGGCGTTGGCGCGCGGCATCTGTCGCGGCTCTTTGCCGTCCATGTTGGCGCGTCGCCATTGCAGACCGCCCAGACGCTGAGGATCGGTCGGGCAAAGCGATTGCTGGACGAGACTTCGCTGCCGGTCGCGGACGTGGCGGCGCGTGCCGGCTTCGGCAGCGTCCGGCGCTTCAACGCCGCGTTCTCGAGGCTTTATGGACGGCCGCCCTCGGCGATCCGGAGACCGGCGCGATGA
- a CDS encoding bifunctional diguanylate cyclase/phosphodiesterase encodes MNNKRQAKSRSRFLLTRATPALGLTLLIGLGVLALLNWAGREADKASHERQARLVRLVISQLQSEVAHDQESATVWDDAVIEVRAGNFTWIDDNLGTWMHDYFGFDGVYILDPSDRALYAFTDGAMASQYAYDAIQSEVEPLAEELRAKLIAGNDGQINERDLTAGVSDLAVIREHPAVVSIKPIVPHSEFVQQEPGQEYLHVAIRFLDGSLIEELQNDYMFEALHFSWTPDGSNQPLKTSEGRTIGYFVWQPYRPGSAVMARVIPVLIALIVIALAAIAIFLTIHDSRSRRLEESEERVRHLALHDPLTDLPNRLSFNENVDRRLAERPVVPLALLYLDLDRFKQVNDTLGHPAGDALIREFALRLQAIVRRDDLVARISGDEFTVMLSGKGGDEEIGALCRRMVEAAREPFHIAGNTVFLGVSIGAAIFPRDGDDRVNLQRKADVALYYSKTAGRGRCSFFSDAMDETLGLRRRTEMDLRTALLGQNQLSVYYQPVQSALTRRIVGCEALLRWHHPEIGWVSPELFIPIAEEAGLIEDIGRFALTKACAAAAKWPGLSIAVNVSGVELSDPTYAGKVEQILLSSGLAPARLELEITESVATEEAGAVAENLAALRERGVRIAIDDFGTGFSSLGRLKSLNVDRIKIDRCFVEGLKENAKSKADDKAIIRAIIDLAHARNLRTTAEGVETRAQDDALTAMGCDELQGFLYARPMPLKDIDLLLGIHRNATGRGTAASEGTDPGASV; translated from the coding sequence ATGAATAACAAAAGACAGGCAAAAAGCCGCTCTCGGTTTCTCCTGACGCGTGCAACACCCGCCCTGGGGCTCACGCTGCTGATCGGCCTCGGCGTTCTCGCCCTGCTGAACTGGGCCGGAAGGGAGGCGGACAAGGCGTCCCATGAGCGGCAGGCGAGGCTCGTCCGGCTCGTGATCTCCCAGTTGCAGTCCGAAGTGGCCCATGACCAGGAAAGCGCGACGGTCTGGGACGATGCGGTCATCGAGGTCCGTGCCGGCAATTTCACCTGGATCGACGACAATCTCGGCACCTGGATGCACGACTATTTCGGCTTTGACGGCGTCTACATCCTCGACCCTTCCGACCGGGCGCTTTACGCCTTCACCGATGGCGCCATGGCGAGCCAGTACGCCTATGACGCCATCCAAAGCGAGGTCGAGCCCCTTGCCGAAGAACTTCGGGCCAAGCTGATCGCAGGCAACGACGGCCAGATCAATGAACGGGACCTGACAGCGGGCGTCTCCGATCTGGCCGTGATCAGAGAGCATCCCGCCGTGGTCAGCATCAAGCCGATCGTTCCCCATTCCGAATTCGTGCAACAGGAGCCGGGCCAGGAATATCTGCATGTCGCCATCCGGTTTCTCGACGGCAGCCTGATCGAGGAACTTCAGAACGACTACATGTTCGAGGCCCTCCACTTTTCATGGACGCCGGACGGCTCCAACCAGCCGCTCAAAACCAGCGAAGGCAGAACTATCGGCTATTTCGTCTGGCAGCCCTACCGGCCCGGATCCGCGGTCATGGCGCGCGTGATACCGGTGCTGATCGCCCTCATCGTGATCGCGCTCGCCGCGATCGCGATCTTCCTGACGATCCATGACAGCCGGTCGCGCAGACTTGAGGAGAGCGAGGAACGCGTCCGTCACCTGGCGCTGCATGATCCGTTGACCGACCTCCCCAACCGGCTGTCCTTCAACGAGAACGTCGACCGTCGCCTGGCCGAGAGGCCGGTCGTACCGCTGGCCCTTCTCTACCTCGATCTCGACAGGTTCAAGCAGGTCAATGATACGCTCGGCCATCCGGCGGGCGACGCGCTGATCAGGGAGTTCGCCCTGAGGCTGCAGGCGATCGTTCGACGCGACGACCTTGTCGCCCGCATCAGCGGAGACGAATTCACCGTCATGCTGAGCGGAAAGGGCGGCGACGAGGAGATCGGCGCGCTCTGCCGGCGCATGGTGGAAGCCGCGCGCGAACCGTTCCATATCGCGGGAAATACGGTTTTCCTCGGCGTCAGCATCGGCGCCGCAATTTTCCCGCGCGACGGGGATGACCGCGTCAACCTGCAGCGCAAGGCGGACGTGGCGCTCTACTATTCGAAGACTGCCGGCCGGGGGCGCTGTTCCTTTTTCTCCGACGCGATGGACGAGACGCTGGGCCTGCGGCGAAGAACCGAAATGGATCTGAGAACCGCCCTTCTCGGCCAGAACCAGCTCTCGGTCTACTATCAGCCGGTCCAGTCCGCGCTCACGCGGCGGATCGTCGGCTGTGAGGCGCTGCTGCGCTGGCACCATCCGGAGATCGGATGGGTATCGCCGGAGCTGTTCATTCCGATCGCCGAAGAAGCCGGGCTGATCGAGGATATCGGCCGGTTCGCGCTGACGAAGGCATGCGCGGCCGCAGCGAAGTGGCCTGGCCTTTCGATCGCCGTCAATGTATCGGGCGTCGAACTCTCCGATCCTACCTATGCCGGAAAGGTCGAGCAGATCCTGCTCTCAAGCGGGCTCGCGCCGGCGAGGCTCGAACTCGAGATCACCGAGTCCGTGGCGACCGAGGAAGCCGGCGCCGTGGCCGAAAACCTGGCTGCGCTGCGCGAGCGCGGCGTGCGCATCGCCATCGATGATTTCGGCACGGGCTTCTCATCGCTTGGTCGCCTGAAGTCGCTGAATGTCGACAGGATCAAGATCGACAGGTGCTTCGTCGAGGGCTTGAAGGAAAACGCCAAGAGCAAGGCCGATGACAAGGCCATCATTCGCGCGATCATCGATCTTGCCCACGCCCGGAACCTGCGGACCACGGCAGAAGGCGTGGAAACGCGCGCACAGGACGATGCGCTGACCGCGATGGGATGCGACGAACTCCAGGGGTTCCTCTACGCGAGGCCGATGCCGCTCAAGGACATCGACCTCCTGCTCGGCATTCACCGCAACGCGACGGGACGCGGCACGGCCGCCTCAGAAGGAACGGATCCCGGCGCGTCTGTTTGA
- a CDS encoding alpha/beta fold hydrolase: protein MKRLLLSFLSVLTFAVPALAAEPLLPGYERMAVESAERPVLLAATLWYPAKTRSYRGIVGGNAVFEGTSGLMGARIADGKFPLFLFSHGSGGNMDNSAWLMAALAERGAMVLAVNHPGSTTGDSSPRASAFLDTRAGDLSAALDMLLADPVLGSHVDQSAITAVGFSLGGGTALNLAGLRFSGDAFADYCRAQPAQADCVFMSKGNLDLDHMPSGFSADARDERISRAIAIDPGFTYAATEDSIEATDMPVLVINLGEENLMRAADVSEAGSNLIARLPEAERVVIAPAHHFTFLAECTPDGAALLAEEQDDPVCDDPEGADRAEVHARIIEAIARFSGL from the coding sequence ATGAAGCGTCTTCTTCTCTCTTTTCTGTCTGTCCTGACATTCGCTGTTCCCGCGCTTGCTGCCGAGCCCCTGCTGCCGGGCTATGAGCGCATGGCCGTTGAAAGCGCTGAGCGCCCCGTTCTGCTGGCAGCAACGCTCTGGTACCCTGCAAAGACGAGGAGCTATCGCGGCATTGTCGGCGGCAACGCCGTCTTCGAGGGCACATCCGGCCTGATGGGCGCGCGCATTGCCGATGGCAAATTTCCGCTGTTTCTGTTTTCTCATGGTTCAGGCGGCAATATGGACAACAGCGCCTGGCTGATGGCGGCGCTCGCCGAACGCGGCGCCATGGTGCTGGCGGTCAATCATCCGGGCAGTACGACGGGCGATTCGTCTCCGCGTGCCTCCGCCTTTCTGGACACACGGGCCGGCGATCTTTCCGCCGCCCTCGATATGCTTCTGGCTGATCCGGTCCTGGGGTCGCATGTCGACCAATCGGCAATCACGGCGGTGGGGTTTTCGCTGGGCGGCGGCACCGCGCTCAATCTTGCCGGCCTGCGGTTCAGCGGCGATGCGTTTGCTGACTATTGCAGGGCGCAACCGGCGCAGGCTGACTGCGTCTTCATGTCAAAGGGCAATCTTGACCTTGACCATATGCCGAGCGGGTTTTCTGCAGATGCCCGCGATGAACGGATTAGCCGGGCCATCGCCATTGATCCCGGTTTTACCTATGCGGCAACCGAGGATAGTATTGAAGCGACCGATATGCCTGTTCTGGTGATCAATCTCGGTGAGGAAAACCTCATGCGGGCGGCGGATGTTTCCGAAGCCGGCAGCAATCTTATCGCGCGCCTGCCTGAGGCCGAACGGGTCGTCATCGCGCCCGCGCATCACTTCACCTTTCTGGCCGAATGCACGCCAGACGGTGCGGCCCTGCTGGCCGAAGAACAGGACGATCCGGTCTGCGACGATCCCGAGGGCGCCGATCGGGCGGAGGTTCATGCCCGGATCATTGAGGCCATTGCGCGTTTTTCCGGGCTATGA